The proteins below come from a single Osmerus mordax isolate fOsmMor3 chromosome 3, fOsmMor3.pri, whole genome shotgun sequence genomic window:
- the srebf1 gene encoding sterol regulatory element-binding protein 1, producing MNNLSFDDPSLDNLDPTLSLNDPSDIDTALLNDIDDMLQLINNQDMEFGSLFDPPQFTAPPELPVLSHSTSTPSPPSSTPSSSPSSIQSSSPHLDALLGPPITRSSSSPDKAFHPPTFQQSPLAQVASPRQQQQTSPSQAPASKGPRQSKADQPVLSPPTPTRPQAAASPLASGGQNPSFSSLPQGTFTSPAPQQQQPQPLAQPQLQTQAQPQQQARINYTNQNGYTAVNQGGSPPPMTSLSSSPHSGQQITIQAQVQGLTSTPPLLATSTSTPVQSIAPHVQQVPVLLQPQFIKAESLLLTTLKHEPCIVTTMASPCITSLATTTSSVQSTSLQALMGGGTILTTMPIMVDGEKLPINRIAISSKQLGPPFKGEKRTAHNAIEKRYRSSINDKIIELKDLVAGTEAKLNKSAVLRKAIDYIRYIQQTNQKLKQENMALKMASQKNKSLKDLVAMEVDGPQTDVKSELPTPPASDVGSPSSFSHSGSDSEPDSPMGEETKPMESVADRCAGGMLDRSRMALCAFTFLFLSFNPLAAMLCGAVESSSSAAATSGPAHPGTGRTMLEVESAAESWGWMDWMLPTLLVWLLNGVLVSGVLIRLLVYGEPVTRPHSGSSVLFWRHRKQADLDLARGDFAQAGQNLWTCLKALGRPLPTSQLDLSCAALWALLRLCLQRLWVGRWLAGRAGGLRADRPLQEDACKSSRDAALVYHRLHQLHMTGKLGGSHLSAVHMALSAVNLAECSGPCLAVSTLAEVYVSAALRVKASLPRLLHFTSRVFLSSARQACLSSSGSVPPAMQWLLHPLGHRFFVDGDWAVRSTPKESIYSQAGNTVDPLAQVTQAFREHLLEKALYCVAQPRGEKTPSDGEGEYADALEYLQLLTSASDAAGATTQSFAIGSNMATVTGCDPHSKWWSSVAVVIINWLQGDDAAAERLYPAVEHLPRSLQAVESPLPKACLNTFRAVRSLLARPLNGPLSLSHGERASALLRDSLNLGPHCHSSSIDKVVQLLLCDLLLVTRTNVWRLQQAPGPAQAPGQAQGQGSSPGSLLQASPPELHGFQQDLSSLRKLAQSFRPAMRRLFLHEATARLMAGASPTRTHQLLDRSLRRRATPGAKTEECEMRPGQREQAEAVMLACRYLPPSFLSAPGQRVGMLADAARTLEKLGDKRTLHDCQQMIIKLGSGTTVTST from the exons ATGAATAACTTGTCTTTTGACGATCCGTCACTGGATAACCTGGATCCTACCCTGTCTTTAAATGATCCAAGCGATATTGACACGGCGCTGCTGAACGACATTGATG ACATGTTGCAGCTCATCAACAACCAGGACATGGAGTTTGGGAGCCTCTTCGACCCCCCTCAGTTCACAGCCCCTCCGGAACTCCCCGTCCTGTCCCACTccacctccactccctcccctccatcctccaccccttcctcctcgcCCTCGTCCATCCAGAGCAGCAGCCCCCACCTGGACGCCCTGCTAGGGCCTCCCATCACccgcagctcctcctccccagacaaggctttccacccacccaccttccAGCAGTCCCCCCTGGCCCAGGTAGCCAGCCcccggcagcagcagcagacctccccctcccaggctCCAGCCAGCAAGGGACCCAGGCAGTCCAAAGCAGACCAGCCGGTGCTCTCTCCACCAACACCGACTCGTCCTCAAGCTGCAGCCTCCCCCCTCGCCTCGGGAGGCCAGAACCCTTCGTTCAGTTCGCTGCCTCAGGGCACGTtcacctcccctgccccccagcagcAACAACCCCAACCCCTGGCACAGCCTCAACTCCAGACCCAGgctcagccccagcagcaggccCGGATTAACTACACCAACCAGAATGGCTACACAG CTGTAAATCAAGGAGGTTCCCCCCCACCAATGACCAGTCTGTCGTCCTCGCCACACAGCGGTCAGCAAATCACCATCCAAGCTCAGGTGCAGGGtctaacctccacccccccccttctggcCACATCAACCAGCACCCCAGTCCAGAGCATCGCGCCCCACGTACAACAAGTtcct GTGCTCCTGCAGCCCCAGTTCATCAAGGCAGAGTCTCTGTTGCTCACCACCCTGAAGCATGAACCCTGCATTGTGACCACCATGGCCTCCCCCTGCATCACCTCTCTGGCCACCACCACCTCTTCTGTTCAGAGCACCTCCCTGCAG GCTCTGATGGGCGGTGGCACCATCCTCACCACAATGCCCATTATGGTGGACGGCGAGAAGCTGCCCATCAACCGCATCGCCATCAGCAGCAAGCAGCTGGGCCCGCCCTTCAAGGGGGAGAAACGGACGGCCCACAACGCCATCGAGAAGCGCTACCGCTCCTCCATCAACGACAAGATAATCGAGCTCAAAGACCTTGTTGCTGGGACCGAGGCCAAG CTGAATAAGTCGGCAGTCTTGAGGAAAGCCATCGACTACATTCGCTATATTCAGCAGACCAACCAGAAGCTCAAACAGGAGAACATGGCTCTCAAAATGGCCTCCCAAAAGAACA aGTCCCTCAAGGACCTGGTTGCCATGGAGGTGGACGGGCCACAGACAGACGTGAAGAGTGAGCTGCCCACCCCCCCGGCCTCAGACGtgggctctccctcctccttctcccacagTGGCAGCGACTCTGAGCCAGACAGCCCTATGGGGGAGGAAACCAAG CCAATGGAAAGTGTGGCTGACCGGTGCGCAGGTGGCATGCTCGACCGCTCCCGCATGGCTCTGTGTGCCttcaccttcctcttcctgtccttcaACCCGCTGGCCGCCATGCTCTGCGGAGCCGTGGAGAGCAGCAGCAGCGCTGCCGCCACCAGCGGCCCAGCGCACCCGGGGACCGGCAGGACAatgctggaggtggagagtgCAG CGGAATCTTGGGGCTGGATGGACTGGATGCTGCCGACTCTGCTGGTGTGGCTGCTTAACGGCGTGCTGGTGTCTGGGGTTCTGATCCGCCTGCTGGTGTACGGAGAGCCCGTCACCAGACCCCACTCTGGCTCCTCGGTGCTGTTCTGGAGGCACCGCAAGCAGGCCGACCTGGACCTGGCCCGG GGGGACTTTGCCCAGGCGGGTCAGAACCTTTGGACGTGTCTGAAGGCGCTGGGCCGGCCCCTGCCCACCTCCCAGCTGGACCTGTCATGCGCCGCCCTCTGGGCCCTCCTCCGCCTCTGCCTGCAGCGCCTGTGGGTGGGCCGCTGGCTGGCCGGCCGCGCCGGGGGGCTCCGTGCCGACCGCCCCCTGCAGGAGGATGCGTGCAAGAGCAGCCGCGACGCAGCGCTGGTCTACCACCGCCTACACCAGCTCCACATGACCg gtaaacTTGGCGGCAGCCACCTGTCTGCGGTCCACATGGCGCTGAGTGCGGTGAACCTGGCTGAGTGCTCGGGCCCCTGCCTGGCTGTGTCCACCCTGGCCGAGGTGTACGTCTCAGCCGCCCTCAGGGTCAAGGCCAGCCTGCCCCGCCTCCTGCACTTCACCTCG cgtgtgttcCTGAGCAGCGCGCGGCAGGCCTGCCTGTCCTCCAGCGGCAGTGTGCCCCCGGCCATGCAGTGGCTGCTCCACCCCCTGGGCCACCGCTTCTTCGTGGACGGGGACTGGGCCGTGCGCAGCACCCCCAAGGAGAGCATCTACAGCCAGGCCGGGAACACCG TGGACCCCTTGGCCCAGGTGACCCAGGCCTTCAGAGAGCACCTGCTGGAGAAGGCTCTGTACTGTGTGGCCCAGCCCAGAGGGGAGAAGACCCCCAGCGATGGGGAGGG TGAGTATGCTGATGCCCTGGAGTACCTCCAGCTGCTGACCAGCGCGTCCGACGCTGCGGGCGCCACCACCCAGTCCTTCGCCATCGGATCCAACATGGCCACCGTCACCg GCTGCGATCCCCATTCCAAGTGGTGGTCTTCGGTTGCCGTGGTGATCATCAACTGGCTCCAGGGAGACGACGCGGCCGCAGAGCGGCTGTACCCCGCCGTGGAACACCTGCCTCGCAGCCTGCAGGCCGTTGA GAGCCCCCTGCCCAAGGCGTGTCTGAACACGTTCCGGGCAGTGCGCTCCCTGCTGGCGCGGCCGCTGAACGGTCCGCTGAGCCTGAGTCACGGTGAGAGGGCCAGCGCGCTGCTGAGGGACAGCCTCAACCTTGGGCCGCACTGCCACAGCAGCAGCATCGACAAG GTGGtgcagctgctgctgtgtgacCTGCTGCTGGTGACGAGGACTAACGTGTGGCGTCTGCAGCAGGCCCCGGGCCCGGCCCAGGCCCCGGGACAGGCCCAGGGACAGGGCTCCTCTCCTGGGTCGCTGCTGCAGGCCTCCCCCCCTGAGCTCCACGGCTTCCAGCAGGACCTCAGCTCCCTCCGCAAGCTGGCCCAGAGCTTCAGGCCTGCCATGCGCAGG tTGTTCCTACATGAGGCCACTGCCAGGCTGATGGCAGGAGCCAGTCCTACTCGTACTCACCAGCTGCTGGACCGCTCCCTCCGACGCAGAGCAACCCCCGGAGCAAAGACAG aggaGTGTGAGATGAGGCCAGGCCAGCGCGAGCAGGCGGAGGCGGTGATGTTGGCGTGCCGctacctgcccccctccttcctgtcggCGCCAGGGCAGCGCGTGGGCATGCTGGCGGACGCGGCGCGCACGCTGGAGAAGCTGGGAGACAAGCGCACCCTCCACGACTGTCAGCAGATGATCATCAAGCTGGGCAGCGGCACCACCGTCACCTCCACctag
- the LOC136940524 gene encoding retinoic acid-induced protein 1 codes for MQSFRERSGFHGNQPPCYPQQEPHELSRLESYRQHPPSQHPHPHHPQPHHPLPHPHPGPSPHPAHASRQGYESHALPATTGMPPAGAGAGPGTGAAGTGPKDCYSQQAYPGYPGSGGGGGVPNTGGAGGPTAPQAKKPYRGSKVAPPPPNQHLQAGGYSNHMGPGGVYTAQYMSEGHLQQKWEDPDTLAQYEQEMVGRLEPGQPGSSQYLDQTMLGHSQSQCHLPPQPSNPVYTSPHHQPHPPNPAPSPLMYPQSHLHYPQHSPSPSPSSSYMEKCSPMPHCYKGYSMPPNSQYARQMGGHGGLKQGGYRPQNSYSYQQPPSRGGYDPQPPLQGMPPSQEGHPKYQLYSQPQQNYCLSELSVRSPEQYYQTCSPSSSHSPARSVGRSPSYSSTPSPLMTNPESFQYGQPPMTPGAASSSSSSSAGLQEQGMLLPPRSHPSPNLPHPAPHSYSAPTPPSSASSSASMKERFSEKLLSNPSLWSLNALTSQVENISNNVQQLLLSEALVANKKGGKRSSGGSSGSSSGGSSKKGEEYKSPPCLDTQHGGGHGGPMPDPYSTPQHQQVPMELQEGGYSSSSDDQLDRGYYYCGQGRSPAQASNNTHLGLDTASSCSMTSPDDMSTRSGDSGLHGGVSRDNLTPDPRSQGGHGGDGMSTPVKSVGDERSPASVTIPSPLKQERDSPPDIQRLGEPLKENFEELAWTEKMADEEENESVKKTPDEERDCRSMEAANVTQKLEKWPEDEKGPALYNKINQAVTEKSYCYQESAYPGLQNKYEPDEGDSVEKSPGLSDSSRKGDLTAEMKSEAFKSESPTDSESSVKTSPFISRGDLDQDQYLTEKEDSSENASPTPQGDASDESVSEKRESQGEEEEEEEEEEEVDAQQRPPLPPKPPAEVREESESLLSSTDEGMNNRIGPGESTGEFCSRTEGQSVEPHTNTDPAETAAHPDAAATDAAAPSERRSAMGDIVPQPQSAMPVFSVLNDTTTPSAQSREHIDRSDAKVLEPDSPQLPGKSILHSAPSWADTPPSPKKGDEDMEPGISCPSAVTPSAKPEPLAPSAQPRAYGRKHARGRRRLMHSGVGIRGQLSLGREGAPSPPQKPCMASSKSALFSDQMDSAHQDAIITSETSTLLAEGFRSRMCTRSFNAQDVSPKDHTHIKRKPGPKPGPKPGSKPGPKPGSKPGPKVGLKPGPKPGPKPGLKSGKPGPKPGPKPGLKPGPKTGSKPGPKTGSKPGPKPGPKQGLKLVEDVLASDVVPPKAPVGRPRGSASKLKVIQQEGPIQPLTGGSGRGKKSLIANVQQAEENQDVKPTGKDSKNMVLRSRKPSRDKLSKEKEKEQEEDVLPPTLIELKQASVCLKANEHANVEQNHAVVPNETDISITLPDRPEHKTLLPLKRKASPEPPLAPLKKKRGPKPKPKPKPKPKAPQPSEGPLQTNHFPTKPKEVGARGPKKKQKPSQQLQTSLLSKDSPLPGGDSATTVDIPATPTQCLTKTKYLPPRKGRGQKYEAMVQKITSPGSKKHQPTPQPPENVLVEEMTSKIVPQHVCTDNESSMCENRPEVVPREVRPDEVRQEGVREEGERQYVWHSKEKKGQIVMEAEVRQDATRQEEVKPEGASQEGVRHQEEAGRQEELKPEGVRLGESRTEGVRQEEVRDGDSAGVPDRSGAKPTRTKRRKWALVESADATVVAMETGSLIINTPRLAKQRAIKNNHEMHLKQKRKRRKGQTSEDEKAQVTTELETDAETAAPAEASLLVCPGDIAHPSQVVATEASVAQPKRGRKPSSASSGNAVAPSKKKRGRAASEQTGKPGKVHKKPGPKPGMKDAMDVIEAVVRAAGTEQMLKEEQMKKAASTVFEAVDQESPVVQVSSNPAQNKLMSSFCPYVRIDSSSTFSALCTIVNRPEEEEIHQHTKTSPARIKTPATLDAKAIQRTSAMLQGPLVNRTLIDRCLTCCLCGKPANYRELGDLCGPYYPEDSIPRKTLSARHINPPKENTEKTTSATISADPANEPTTSAPKREMEADSKMGMVEGIKEPVPVVEISSDGHHHHHHPWRPRRAERGERAPGMGGSRRLTLRERFRRMQQLQDRLHGDGTAPPSGLEGNGNSLLQRLQGEAEAKEHWAHENCTIWTNGVIMVAGRLFGLKEAASTSAQTSCSNCQGVGASISCCLKGCPHKYHYVCAKEIGCTFQEEDFSLTCPKHEAV; via the exons ATGCAGTCCTTCAGGGAGCGGAgcggtttccatggcaaccagcCCCCCTGCTACCCTCAGCAGGAGCCCCATGAACTGTCCCGCCTGGAGAGCTACCGCCAACACCCGCCGTCCCAGCACCCCCACCCGCACCACCCgcagccccaccaccccctcccgcaCCCCCACCCTGGCCCCAGCCCTCACCCAGCCCACGCCTCCAGGCAGGGCTATGAGAGTCATGCGCTGCCCGCCACTACAGGGATGCCCCCGGccggagcaggggcagggccagggACCGGGGCAGCAGGAACAGGGCCTAAGGACTGTTATAGCCAGCAGGCCTACCCCGGATACCCAGGcagtggtgggggtggaggggttccCAACACAGGAGGGGCGGGTGGGCCCACGGCTCCCCAGGCCAAGAAGCCCTACAGGGGGAGCAAGGtggctcccccaccccccaaccagcACCTCCAGGCTGGGGGCTACAGCAATCACATGGGCCCTGGGGGTGTATACACAGCCCAGTATATGAGCGAGGGTCACCTCCAACAGAAATGGGAGGACCCAGACACACTAGCCCAGTACGAGCAGGAGATGGTGGGCCGTCTGGAGCCGGGGCAGCCTGGCTCGTCCCAGTACCTGGACCAGACCATGCTTGGCCACTCTCAGAGCCAGTGCCACCTCCCTCCGCAGCCCTCCAACCCAGTGTATACCAGCCCtcaccaccagccccacccccccaacccagcACCCTCTCCCCTGATGTACCCCCAGAGCCACCTCCACTACCCCCAGCACtcgccctccccctcgccctcctcttCATACATGGAGAAGTGCAGCCCCATGCCTCACTGCTACAAAGGCTACAGCATGCCTCCCAACTCCCAGTACGCCAGACAGATGGGGGGGCATGGCGGTCTCAAACAGGGGGGTTACAGGCCCCAGAACAGCTATAGCTACCAGCAACCCCCTTCCCGTGGTGGCTACGACCCCCAACCGCCCTTACAGGGAATGCCCCCGAGCCAGGAGGGCCACCCCAAATACCAACTctacagccagccccagcagaaCTACTGTTTGTCTGAACTGTCAGTCCGATCTCCTGAGCAGTACTACCAGACCTGCAGTCCCTCCTCCAGCCACTCCCCTGCCCGCTCTGTGGGCCGATCCCCCTCCTacagctccaccccctccccactgaTGACCAATCCTGAGTCCTTCCAGTATGGCCAGCCACCCATGACTCCTGGggccgcctcctcctcgtcttcctcctcggCGGGCCTGCAGGAACAGGGCATGCTGCTGCCCCCGCGCTCACACCCCTCGCCCAACCttccccacccagccccccacaGCTACAGCGCCCCAACTCCAccctcttctgcctcctctTCAGCCTCCATGAAGGAGCGCTTCTCCGAGAAGCTGCTGTCCAACCCCAGCCTGTGGAGCCTGAACGCCCTCACCTCTCAGGTGGAGAACATCTCCAACAATGTGCAGCAGCTGCTCCTCTCAGAGGCCCTGGTGGCCAACAAGAAGGGAGGCAAGCGCAGCAGCGGAGGGAGCAGCGGCAGCTCCAGCGGAGGTTCCTCCAAGAAGGGAGAGGAGTACAAGAGCCCTCCCTGCCTGGACACACAGCACGGGGGTGGGCACGGAGGCCCCATGCCAGATCCCTACAGcaccccccagcaccagcaggTGCCGATGGAGCTCCAGGAAGGAGGCTACTCCAGCAGCTCCGATGACCAGCTCGACCGGGGCTACTACTACTGTGGCCAGGGACGGAGTCCAGCTCAGGCCTCCAACAACACCCACCTGGGCTTGGACACCGCCTCGTCCTGTTCCATGACCTCCCCAGATGACATGTCTACTAGGTCCGGGGACTCCGGTCTCCATGGGGGGGTCTCCAGAGACAACTTGACGCCTGACCCCAGGTCCCAGGGGGGTCATGGAGGGGATGGAATGAGCACCCCGGTAAAGAGTGTCGGGGACGAGAGATCCCCAGCCAGTGTGACCATTCCCAGCCCCTTGAAACAAGAACGCGACTCCCCTCCAGACATTCAGAGACTGGGAGAGCCCCTGAAAGAGAACTTTGAGGAGTTGGCCTGGACAGAGAAGATGGCAGATGAGGAGGAAAATGAGAGCGTGAAAAAGACTCCAGACGAGGAGCGTGACTGCCGAAGTATGGAAGCTGCCAACGTGACACAGAAGTTAGAGAAGTGGCCGGAGGACGAGAAGGGCCCGGCGCTCTATAACAAGATCAACCAAGCTGTGACAGAGAAGAGCTACTGCTACCAGGAGAGCGCCTACCCAGGCCTTCAGAACAAATATGAGCCAGATGAAGGAGACTCTGTGGAAAAGTCTCCAGGCCTCTCAGACTCAAGCCGCAAGGGAGACCTGACGGCTGAGATGAAATCTGAGGCGTTCAAATCAGAGTCCCCTACCGATTCCGAGAGCTCGGTAAAAACCTCCCCTTTTATTAGCAGAGGTGACCTTGACCAGGATCAATATTTaacagagaaagaggacagCTCAGAGAAcgcctctccaaccccccaggGTGACGCTTCAGATGAGTCCGtctcagaaaagagagagagccaaggagaagaagaagaagaggaggaggaggaggaggaagtggatgcACAGCAGcggcctcctctgcctcctaaACCCCCagcagaggtgagggaggagagtgagagcctCCTGTCATCGACAGATGAGGGCATGAATAATAGAATCGGGCCAGGGGAGTCTACTGGAGAGTTctgcagcaggacagagggCCAGAGTGTTGAGCCTCATACTAACACAGACCCTGCAGAGACCGCCGCCCACCCAGATGCAGCAGCAACAGATGCAGCAGCACCCTCCGAGAGGAGGTCAGCCATGGGGGACATTGTACCTCAGCCTCAGTCTGCCATGCCGGTTTTCTCAGTTCTCAACGACACAACCACTCCCAGTGCTCAGTCCAGGGAACATATCGACCGTAGCGATGCGAAGGTTCTGGAACCCGATTCCCCCCAGCTACCAGGCAAGTCCATACTGCACTCAGCGCCCTCCTGGGCAGACACCCCGCCCTCCCCAAAGAAGGGCGACGAGGACATGGAGCCGGGCATCAGCTGCCCTAGCGCCGTCACCCCCTCAGCCAAGCCTGAGCCGCTGGCCCCATCTGCACAGCCCCGGGCCTACGGACGCAAGCACGCTCGGGGCAGGAGGAGACTCATGCACTCAGGTGTGGGCATCAGGGGACAGCtgagcctggggagggagggggctccgTCACCCCCTCAGAAACCCTGCATGGCCTCCAGCAAGAGCGCCCTCTTTTCAGACCAGATGGACTCAGCTCACCAGGATGCCATCATCACAAGCGAGACATCCACGCTGCTGGCTGAGGGCTTCCGCTCGAGGATGTGCACCCGTTCATTCAACGCACAGGACGTGTCTCCCAAGGATCATACACACATCAAGCGGAAACCAGGGCCAAAACCAGGTCCAAAACCAGGTTCAAAGCCAGGGCCAAAACCAGGTTCAAAGCCAGGGCCAAAGGTAGGATTAAAGCCTGGACCTAAACCAGGACCTAAACCTGGTCTAAAGTCTGGAAAACCAGGACCTAAACCTGGTCCAAAACCTGGACTCAAACCAGGACCAAAAACAGGGTCAAAACCAGGACCAAAAACAGGGTCAAAACCAGGACCAAAACCAGGACCTAAACAAGGCCTAAAGCTAGTTGAGGATGTCCTAGCTTCTGATGTGGTCCCCCCTAAGGCCCCAGTGGGTCGTCCCAGAGGCTCAGCTTCAAAGTTGAAGGTGATTCAGCAGGAAGGTCCCATTCAACCTCTGACAGGTGGGTCAGGGAGAGGCAAGAAGAGTCTGATTGCTAATGTCCAACAGGCAGAAGAGAACCAGGATGTGAAACCCACGGGCAAGGACAGTAAGAACATGGTCCTCAGATCCCGAAAACCTTCCCGGGATAAACTTTCcaaggagaaagaaaaggagcaaGAAGAGGACGTTCTGCCCCCAACCCTGATCGAGTTAAAACAGGCCAGCGTTTGTCTAAAAGCTAATGAGCATGCAAATGTAGAACAAAACCATGCTGTTGTTCCTAATGAAACAGATATCAGCATAACCCTACCTGACAGACCAGAACATAAAACCTTACTTCCTCTAAAGAGAAAGGCCAGCCCGGAGCCTCCTCTGGCACCACTGAAGAAGAAAAGAGGTCCAaaacccaaacccaaacccaaacccaaacccaaaGCCCCACAGCCCTCCGAGGGCCCCCTGCAAACCAACCATTTTCCAACCAAACCCAAGGAGGTAGGGGCCCGGGGCCCTAAGAAGAAGCAAAAGCCCAGCCAGCAGCTCCAAACCTCTCTGTTGTCTAAAGACAGCCCTCTTCCAGGGGGAGACAGTGCTACCACCGTAGACATACCTGCCACGCCAACTCAGTGTCTCACCAAAACCAAGTATCTGCCACCACGCAAAGGTCGGGGACAGAAATATGAGGCTATGGTCCAAAAAATCACATCCCCTGGGTCAAAGAAACATCAACCGACCCCCCAGCCGCCAGAGAATGTTCTGGTTGAAGAGATGACGTCAAAGATTGTGCCTCAACATGTCTGCACTGACAATGAGAGTTCGATGTGTGAGAACAGGCCTGAGGTGGTACCGAGGGAAGTAAGACCGGATGAAGTCAgacaggagggggtgagagaagagggcGAGAGACAGTATGTCTGGCATAGTAAAGAGAAAAAGGGTCAAATCGTGATGGAGGCAGAGGTGAGACAGGACGCGACGAGACAAGAGGAGGTGAAACCAGAAGGGGCGAGTCAAGAAGGTGTGAGACACCAAGAAGAAGCGGGGAGGCAGGAAGAGCTGAAACCAGAGGGAGTGAGACTGggggagagtagaacagaggGGGTTCGacaagaggaagtgagagatggGGACTCAGCGGGGGTGCCAGACAGATCTGGTGCCAAGCCCACCAGAACGAAGCGCAGGAAATGGGCCCTGGTGGAAAGCGCAGACGCCACAGTCGTCGCCATGGAGACGGGGAGCCTGATTATCAACACGCCACGTCTGGCCAAGCAGAGAGCCATCAAGAACAACCATGAGATGCATCTGaagcagaagaggaagagaaggaaaggacaGACATCAGAGGATGAGAAAGCCCAGGTGACGACAGAACTGGAAACAGATGCTGAGACGGCTGCACCTGCCGAGGCCTCCCTTTTGGTCTGCCCGGGTGACATCGCGCACCCCTCCCAGGTCGTCGCCACAGAAGCAAGCGTGGCACAGcccaagagagggagaaaacccTCCTCCGCTTCTTCCGGCAATGCTGTCGCGCCTTCCAAAAAGAAACGGGGGAGAGCCGCTTCCGAGCAGACGGGCAAACCGGGAAAGGTCCACAAAAAACCCGGGCCCAAACCAGGAATGAAAGACGCCATGGACGTCATCGAGGCAGTGGTGAGGGCGGCAGGTACCGAACAGATGCTCAAAGAGGAACAGATGAAAAAAGCGGCCTCCACAGTGTTTGAGGCGGTGGACCAGGAGTCACCTGTGGTACAAGTGTCAAGCAATCCAGCCCAAAACAAGCTCATGTCCTCCTTCTGTCCTTATGTGCGAATAGACAGTTCAAGTACGTTTTCTGCCCTCTGTACTATAGTCAacagaccagaggaggaggagattcacCAGCATACAAAAACCAGCCCGGCTCGAATTAAAACCCCGGCCACGCTTGATGCCAAGGCAATACAGCGTACCTCAGCTATGCTCCAGGGACCCTTAGTTAACAGAACCTTAATTGACAGGTGTCTCACGTGCTGCCTGTGCGGAAAGCCGGCAAATTACAGGGAACTTGGGGACTTGTGTGGACCTTACTACCCTGAGGATAGCATTCCCCGGAAAACCTTGTCTGCCAGACACATAAACCCTCCGAAGGAAAACACAGAAAAGACGACCAGTGCAACTATCAGTGCTGACCCTGCGAACGAGCCCACCACAAGCGCCCCcaagagggagatggaagcaGATAGCAAGATGGGCATGGTTGAGGGCATCAAGGAGCCGGTGCCCGTCGTAGAGATCAGCAGTGATGggcatcatcaccaccaccacccttggCGCCCCAggcgggcagagaggggggagcgggCACCGGGGATGGGTGGTTCTCGCCGCCTCACCTTGAGGGAGAGGTTTAGGAGGATGCAGCAGCTGCAGGACAGGCTGCATGGAGATGGAACAGCACCTCCCAGTGGCCTGGAGGGAAATGGCAACAGCTTGCTACAAAGGCTGCAAGGAGAGGCTGAGGCAAAGGAACACTGGGCCCATGAGAACTGTACCATCTGGACCAATGGGGTGATCATGGTGGCAGGGAGACTCTTCGGGCTAAAGGAGGCAGCTAGCACCTCAGCACAGACG AGCTGCTCCAATTGCCAGGGTGTGGGCGCGTCCATCAGCTGCTGCCTGAAAGGCTGCCCTCACAAATACCACTATGTCTGCGCCAAAGAGATAG GTTGCACGTTCCAAGAGGAGGACTTTTCCCTGACATGTCCCAAACATGAG gctGTGTAA